One stretch of Chryseobacterium fluminis DNA includes these proteins:
- the mfd gene encoding transcription-repair coupling factor, with protein sequence MQLKTISEKFLPELLKKEFGKEIFIQLENNDHVSVKGGAGSSVSIFIAELFLTHKKTILYIVDDKEDALYANAEMEDLLGKEKVLYFPATHLEPYQVEKTQNANLVLRTEVLNKMNSGKAAKVIVAYAGALSEKVLKKEDFKAISHHIKVGDQLDFDFVDELLNHYNFQQTDFVSEPGEFSIRGGIVDVFSYSYEKPYRITFFGNEVENIKTFDIETQLSLDKIKEFQLVSNMNFSVTGSRVSLLQLLPEDSFVVSRNGIAGMNKMKAFYEKALEKYETLSKDIAHKTPQELFSSDQEFLFDYKKFKTIDFGSLPIEGIKKLTEIRMDQKVQPSFHKNFELLTEDLEEKQQAGFETWISFSSDKQKERLESIFEELDREVPFKSFKSELHEGFVDHQHKILVYTDHQIFDRYQRYKAKNTFAKSEQLTLKDLMSLKIGDYIAHIDHGIGKFMGLVKVNNDGKIQECFKLTYKNGDLLYVSIHSLHKISKYNGPDGREVVLSKLGSPTWKSLKQKTKAKVKQIAFDLIRLYAQRKTAKGFAYTPDSYLQNELEASFIYEDTPDQEKATIDVKKDMESDTVMDRLVCGDVGFGKTEVAIRAAFKAATDGKQVAVLVPTTILAFQHYRSFKERLKDFPVTVAYVNRFRTAKQKSETLDGLKNGKVDIIIGTHQLASNTVKFKDLGLLIIDEEHKFGVSVKDKLKTLKSNVDTLTLTATPIPRTLQFSLMAARDLSVIKTPPPNRQPVDTQLIGFNEEIIRDAVSYELQRDGQVYFINNRVENLKDIAGLIQRLVPDARVITGHGQMEGKQLERNVLDFMEGKYDVLVSTTIVESGVDVPNANTIFINDAQRFGMADLHQMRGRVGRSNRKAFCYLITPPYDMVTSDARKRLEAIEQFSDLGSGFQIAMKDLEIRGAGDLLGAEQSGFINEMGFETYQKLMQEALEELKDDQEFENLFENEEERNKLFKSVKEVNIDTDLELMLPDSYISNTEERLLLYQKLAEIDNEQDLEKFESELIDRFGNLPNEAINLLKSVSLKWLAAEIGFEKIVMKNGVFLGYFPSNPQDKFYQTNKFKHIISYLTQNPAEAQLKEKITKDGNHLMMRKDKIINVDEVNYLLKSILKNHV encoded by the coding sequence ATGCAGTTAAAAACCATCAGCGAAAAGTTTCTTCCCGAGTTGCTTAAGAAAGAATTTGGAAAAGAAATTTTTATCCAGCTCGAAAACAATGACCATGTTTCTGTAAAAGGAGGTGCCGGATCTTCAGTCTCCATATTTATAGCCGAGCTTTTTCTCACCCATAAGAAAACCATCCTTTATATAGTAGATGATAAGGAAGATGCTCTATATGCCAATGCAGAAATGGAAGATCTTTTGGGCAAGGAAAAGGTTTTGTATTTTCCGGCCACTCATCTTGAGCCTTACCAGGTTGAAAAAACGCAGAACGCCAATCTGGTTCTGAGAACCGAGGTTCTGAATAAAATGAATTCCGGTAAAGCAGCTAAAGTGATTGTAGCCTATGCAGGAGCGCTATCCGAAAAAGTATTAAAAAAAGAAGATTTTAAAGCGATATCGCATCATATTAAAGTGGGCGACCAGCTGGATTTTGATTTTGTTGATGAACTTCTGAATCATTACAATTTCCAGCAGACCGATTTTGTTTCCGAACCCGGCGAGTTTTCGATCCGGGGAGGAATCGTCGATGTATTTTCCTATTCATACGAAAAACCTTACCGTATTACATTTTTTGGAAATGAAGTTGAAAACATTAAGACTTTTGATATTGAGACCCAGCTTTCCCTGGATAAGATAAAAGAATTTCAGCTGGTTTCCAATATGAACTTTTCAGTGACAGGCAGCCGGGTTTCATTACTTCAGCTTTTGCCCGAAGACAGTTTTGTAGTGTCCAGAAATGGGATTGCAGGAATGAATAAAATGAAAGCTTTCTATGAAAAAGCACTGGAAAAATACGAAACCCTGAGCAAAGATATTGCTCATAAAACACCCCAGGAATTATTCAGTTCCGATCAGGAATTTTTATTTGATTATAAAAAATTCAAAACAATAGATTTTGGAAGCCTCCCGATAGAGGGAATCAAAAAACTGACTGAAATCAGGATGGATCAGAAGGTTCAGCCGTCTTTTCATAAAAATTTCGAACTGCTTACCGAAGATCTTGAGGAAAAACAGCAGGCTGGTTTTGAAACCTGGATTTCTTTTTCATCGGACAAGCAGAAAGAAAGGCTGGAATCTATTTTTGAAGAGCTGGATCGTGAAGTCCCTTTTAAAAGTTTTAAATCTGAACTTCATGAAGGTTTTGTAGATCATCAGCATAAAATCCTGGTTTATACCGATCACCAGATCTTTGACCGCTACCAGCGCTATAAAGCGAAAAATACTTTTGCAAAATCCGAACAACTCACCCTGAAAGATCTGATGTCCCTGAAAATCGGTGACTATATTGCCCATATCGACCATGGAATCGGAAAATTTATGGGATTGGTAAAGGTGAATAATGACGGAAAAATTCAGGAATGTTTTAAACTGACCTATAAAAATGGAGATCTGCTGTATGTAAGTATCCATTCTCTTCATAAAATTTCGAAATACAATGGCCCGGATGGGCGGGAAGTGGTTTTGAGTAAGCTGGGATCGCCGACATGGAAATCTCTGAAACAAAAAACCAAGGCAAAAGTAAAGCAGATTGCTTTTGACCTGATAAGATTATATGCCCAGCGAAAAACAGCAAAAGGTTTTGCGTATACCCCGGATTCTTATCTGCAGAACGAACTGGAGGCAAGCTTCATCTATGAAGATACTCCGGATCAGGAAAAAGCAACGATCGATGTGAAAAAAGACATGGAATCTGATACGGTAATGGACCGGTTGGTTTGTGGAGATGTAGGTTTCGGAAAAACCGAGGTAGCGATCCGCGCAGCCTTTAAAGCCGCTACCGACGGGAAACAGGTCGCGGTTCTGGTTCCCACCACTATTCTGGCGTTTCAGCATTACAGAAGCTTTAAGGAAAGGCTTAAAGATTTCCCGGTGACTGTTGCCTATGTCAACCGTTTCAGAACTGCCAAACAAAAGTCTGAAACCCTGGACGGGCTTAAAAACGGGAAAGTGGATATTATCATCGGGACTCACCAGCTGGCCAGTAATACCGTAAAGTTCAAGGATCTGGGATTGCTTATCATTGATGAAGAACATAAATTCGGGGTGTCTGTAAAAGATAAGCTGAAGACATTAAAAAGCAATGTCGATACTTTGACATTAACAGCCACGCCCATTCCGCGTACATTGCAGTTTTCTCTGATGGCTGCCCGTGATTTATCAGTCATTAAAACACCGCCGCCCAACAGGCAGCCTGTAGATACCCAGTTAATTGGTTTTAACGAAGAGATTATCCGTGATGCTGTTTCTTACGAACTCCAGCGTGACGGGCAGGTCTATTTTATCAACAACAGGGTTGAAAATCTGAAAGATATCGCCGGACTGATCCAGAGACTGGTTCCTGATGCAAGAGTAATTACCGGGCATGGACAGATGGAAGGCAAGCAGCTGGAAAGAAACGTCCTGGATTTTATGGAAGGTAAATATGATGTTCTGGTTTCTACCACCATTGTAGAAAGTGGGGTAGACGTGCCGAATGCAAACACCATTTTCATTAATGATGCCCAAAGATTCGGAATGGCAGATCTGCACCAGATGAGAGGAAGAGTAGGGCGAAGCAACAGGAAAGCCTTCTGTTACCTGATCACGCCGCCTTACGATATGGTGACTTCGGATGCGAGAAAACGTCTGGAAGCTATCGAGCAGTTTTCAGATCTGGGCAGTGGCTTTCAGATTGCCATGAAAGATCTTGAAATTCGTGGCGCGGGCGATTTGCTGGGAGCAGAGCAGAGTGGCTTTATCAATGAGATGGGATTTGAAACTTATCAGAAATTAATGCAGGAAGCACTGGAAGAATTAAAAGATGACCAGGAGTTTGAAAATTTATTTGAAAATGAGGAAGAGCGGAACAAGCTTTTCAAATCCGTAAAAGAGGTTAATATTGATACGGATCTTGAGCTCATGCTTCCGGATTCTTATATCTCCAATACGGAAGAAAGACTGTTGCTGTATCAGAAGCTTGCTGAGATTGATAATGAACAGGATCTGGAAAAATTTGAGTCGGAATTGATCGACCGCTTCGGGAATTTACCCAATGAAGCCATTAATTTATTAAAAAGTGTTTCCTTAAAATGGCTGGCTGCGGAGATCGGTTTTGAAAAGATCGTCATGAAAAACGGAGTATTTCTCGGATACTTCCCAAGTAACCCGCAGGACAAATTTTATCAGACAAATAAGTTTAAGCACATTATCAGTTACTTAACCCAAAACCCTGCTGAAGCGCAGCTGAAGGAGAAAATAACCAAAGATGGAAATCACCTTATGATGAGAAAAGACAAGATAATAAATGTCGATGAGGTGAATTATCTTCTGAAATCGATCCTTAAAAATCATGTTTAA